A region from the Ammospiza nelsoni isolate bAmmNel1 chromosome 1, bAmmNel1.pri, whole genome shotgun sequence genome encodes:
- the LOC132072262 gene encoding collagen alpha-1(III) chain-like, protein MPAAPRSAAAGRGPADSLPAAGQRRPLRRPHPPLSSPPTPVTELRGVAADLRGGEQAREVSGAGHSGPVPPRAPASARPTPRSALSSGERLRPRPRGGWITAAPRGPRVLGDGTWIYIRAGAASARARPFYLPKNKCAEINTPLQLGSPGSGGRRSEGEQSRSRAAAAGNPGPTSPSQLARVPPGTAGCTAVPTHPYPGSGTRLLPPLSAFVSPPPPARCGPAEGWAGEATAPGQPRPGADLPHPQGLPGGQGGGAGGALGALPPGRCEEKRRGYSPSVRRRGRPARALRPRPACHPTPGPPRPPPPPREPERRRARRCRRAGRCRRALAALRPALPATRLHPLLERPGPPRDGEPGGGARLGSCPFHALAHPGTAEGCRSALVAEKVRGAPRLAAPGGV, encoded by the exons ATGCCCGCGGCGCCGCGCTCAGCAGCCGCCGGCCGGGGCCCCGCGGACAGCCTGCCCGCCGCGGGGCAGCGCCGCCCGCTCCGCCGCCCGCATCCTCCTCTCTCCTCGCCGCCGACGCCGGTGACGGAGCTCCGGGGGGTTGCTGCCGATCTGCGGGGCGGAGAGCAAGCACGGGAGGTCAGCGGCGCCGGCCACAGCGGCCCCGTCCCTCCCCGCGCCCCGGCCTCTGCCCGCCCGACCCCGCGGTCTGCGCTGAGCTCCGGGGAGCGCCTCCGTCCCCGTCCCCGCGGGGGCTGGATCACGGCAGCGCCCCGGGGACCGCGCGTCCTTGGGGACGGCACATGGATTTACATAAGAGCCGGGGCGGCCTCGGCCAGAGCGCGACCCTTTTATTTG CCTAAAAATAAATGCGCTGAAATAAATACTCCCCTACAACTCGGCAGCCCGGGGAGCGGCGGCAGGCGGAGTGAAGGGGAACAAAGCAGGAgccgggcagcggcggcgggcaACCCGGGGCCGACCTCGCCGTCCCAGCTCGCTCGGGTGCCCCCCGGGACCGCCGGGTGCACAGCGGTGCCCACACATCCCTACCCCGGCAGCGGAACACGCCTTTTGCCTCCTTTGTCCGCTTTTGTCTCCCCGCCGCCTCCTGCTCGCTGTGGCCCCGCGGAGGGGTGGGCGGGGGAGGCAACGGCACCCGGGCAACCGCGCCCCGGCGCGGATCTCCCCCACCCCCAGGGGCTGCCCGGTGGGCAGGGCGGCGGAGCCGGCGGGGCGCTCGGGGCTCTCCCTCCCGGCCGCTGCGAAGAAAAACGCCGGGGCTACTCACCGAGCGTGCGGCGCCGGGGGCGGCCGGCCCGGGCCCTgcgcccccgccccgcctgTCACCCAACGCCGGGTCCCCCTCGGCCGCCTCCGCCTCCCCGGGAGCCGGAGCGCAGGCgcgcccgccgctgccgccgggcCGGGCGATGCCGCCGGGCGCTCGCTGCCCTCCGACCTGCCCTACCGGCTACCCGGCTGCACCCCCTGCTAGAGAGGCCAGGGCCCCCGCGGGACGGTGAGCCCGGCGGCGGGGCACGCCTCGGGAGCTGCCCGTTCCATGCCCTTGCTCACCCTGGAACGGCTGAGGGCTGCCGCTCGGCGCTCGTGGCTGAGAAAGTCCGCGGAGCGCCACGGTTGGCAGCCCCGGGCGGCGTATAG